In Streptomyces venezuelae, the sequence CGGTGCGACCGAAACGCTCCGCGAAGGCCGTGGGGGGCTTTGCGGGGCCTGGCGGTCGGTCGCACCGGGAAGCGCCGACGTGCCCGGCAGAATGACAGCGGCGGTGGACGGGTGGGGATCCGTCCACCGCCTGCTGGCGTAAAGATTTGTTGAACAACAAAAATAGGCGCGCCCGCCCCCGGGCAGTCAGGGAACCCGGGGACAGGCGCGGTCTATGGGGCCCTTGGCGGGCCGTGGGTCAGCGGCTGTCGCTGCCCTTCGCCTCGGCGGCGGCACGGCCGGCCTCCAGGCGCGCCACCGGAATCCGGAAGGGCGAGCAGGAGACGTAGTCGAGGCCGACCTCGTGGAAGAAGTGGACGGACTCGGGGTCGCCGCCGTGCTCGCCGCAGACGCCGAGCTTGAGGTCGGGGCGGGTGGCCCGGCCCTGCTTGACCGCGTGGCGCACGAGGGAGCCGACGCCGTCCTTGTCGATGGTCTCGAAGGGCGAGACCCCGAAGATGCCCTTCTCCAGGTAGGCGGTGAAGAAGCTGGCCTCGACGTCGTCGCGGGAGAAGCCCCACACCGTCTGGGTCAGGTCGTTCGTGCCGAAGGAGAAGAACTGCGCGGCCTCGGCGATCTGGGCGGCCGTCAGGGCGGCGCGCGGCAGCTCGATCATGGTGCCGATGGAGAGCTTGAGGGTGGTGCCGGTGGCGGCCTCGACCTCGGCGATGACCTGGTCGGCCTCCTCGCGGACGATCTCCAGCTCCTGGACGGTGCCGACGAGCGGGATCATGATCTCGACGCGGGGGTCGCCCTTGGCGTTCTTGCGCTCGGCCGCGGCCTCGGCGATCGCCCGGACCTGCATGGCGAACAGGCCGGGGATGACCAGGCCGAGGCGGACGCCGCGCAGACCCAGCATCGGGTTCTGCTCGTGCAGCTTGTGGACGGCCTGGAGCAGGCGCAGGTCGTTCTCGTTGGCGTCCTTGCGGGACTCGGCGAGGGCGACGCGCACCGACAGCTCGGTGATGTCGGGCAGGAACTCGTGCAGCGGCGGGTCGAGCAGGCGGACGGTGACGGGCAGGCCGTCCATCGCCTCGAACAGCTCGATGAAGTCCTTCTTCTGCAGCGGCAGGAGGGCACTGAGTGCCTCGTCGCGCTCGCCGTCGGTGTCGGCGAGGATCAGGCGCTCGACCATCTCACGGCGCTCACCGAGGAACATGTGCTCGGTGCGGCACAGGCCGATGCCCTGGGCGCCGAAGCGGCGGGCGCGCAGCGCGTCCTCGGCGTTGTCGGCGTTGGCGCGCACGCGCAGGCGGCGGACGCGGTCGGCGTAGGCCATGATCCGGTGCACGGCGGCGACGAGCTCGTCGGCGTCGTCGGCGCCGGCGTGCATGCGGCCCTCGAAGTACTCGACGACCGGGGACGGTACGACGGGTACCTCACCGAGGTAGACCTTGCCGGTGGAGCCGTCGATGGAGACGACGTCGCCCTCTTCGATGACCGTCTCGCCGACCGTCATGCGGCGGCGCTTGGTGTCGACGTCGAGCTCCTCGGCGCCGCAGACACAGGTCTTGCCCATGCCGCGGGCGACGACGGCAGCGTGCGAGGTCTTGCCGCCGCGCGAGGTCAGGATGCCCTCGGAGGCGATCATGCCGTCCAGGTCGTCCGGGTTGGTCTCGCGGCGGATCAGGATGACCTTCTCGCCGGAGCGGGACCACTTGACGGCCGTGTAGGAGTCGAAGACGGCCTTGCCGACGGCCGCGCCCGGGGAGGCGGCGATGCCGCGGCCGAGCAGGGTGGTCTTGGCGCCCTCGTCGAAGCGGGGGAACATCAGCTGCGCGAGCTGGTGGCCGCTGACGCGCTGGAGGGCCTCGGCCTCGTCGATCAGGCCCTGGTCCACGAGCTGCGTGGCGATGCGGAAGGCCGCACCGGCGGTGCGCTTGCCGACACGGGTCTGGAGCATCCACAGCTGGCCGCGCTCGATGGTGAACTCGATGTCGCAGAGATCCTTGTAGTGGGTCTCCAGCGTCGTCATGATCGTCATGAGCTGGTCGTACGAGGCCTTGTCGATGGCCTCCAGGTCCGCGAGCGGCACGGTGTTGCGGATGCCCGCGACGACGTCCTCGCCCTGGGCGTTCTGCAGGTAGTCGCCGTAGACGCCCGCGTGGCCGCTGGCCGGGTCACGGGTGAAGGCGACACCGGTGCCGGAGTCGGGGCCGAGGTTGCCGAAGACCATGGAGCAGATGTTGACCGCGGTGCCCAGGTCGCTCGGGATGCGCTCCTGGCGGCGGTAGAGCTTGGCGCGGTCGGTGTTCCACGAGTTGAAGACGGCCTCGACGGCGAGGTCGAGCTGCTCGCGGGCGTCCTGCGGGAAGTCGCGGCCGGCCTGCTTGGCGACGATCTTCTTGAAGCGGGTGACCAGCTTCTTCAGGTCGGCGGCGTCGAGGTCGGTGTCGACGGTGACCTTCTTGGCGGCCTTGGCCTCGTCGAGGGCTTCCTCGAAGAGCTCGCCGTCGACGTCCAGCACGGTCTTGCCGAACATCTGGATGAGGCGGCGGTACGAGTCCCACGCGAAGCGCTCGTTGCCGGCCTGGGCGGCGAGGCCCTTCACGGAGTCGTCGGAGAGACCGATGTTCAGGACGGTGTCCATCATGCCGGGCATCGAGAACTTCGCACCGGAGCGCACGGAGACCAGCAGCGGGTCGTCCGACTGACCGAGCTTCTTGCCCATCTTCACCTCAAGGGCGGCAAGGTGGGCGCTGACCTCTTCGCGCAGCTCGGCCGGGGCCGTGCCGCTCTCGAGGTAGACCTTGCAGGCCTCGGTGGTGATGGTGAAGCCGGGAGGGACCGGCAGACCAAGGTTGGTCATCTCGGCGAGGTTGGCTCCCTTGCCGCCGAGAAGGTCCTTGAGGTCGCGGTTGCCCTCGGTGAAGTCGTAGACGAACTTCTGATCTTTGTTTTCCGACACGGGTCTCGACTCCTCGAGGCTCGGTGGCTGCCCTGACGGCCAGGAACATACCCAGATCGAAGGCTTCTGGGTACGTCCACTTGGTCGTCATACGGCTGTAACCACCCGTGCGCCAGCAGATCGAAAGTAACTCATGGGTAATCAGAAAGTACGAAGAGCCTTCACATCCTGAAGGGTGAGGGGACTCCTGAGGCCTGATCACGCTCGGATGAGCGATCATCGATACCTTTGCCTTCAAGTATTGAAGGCACAAAGGGTGGCACCCAGTGCCACCCTTTGAAAGTCTTACCCGTGATTTCTGCGCTCATCTGAGCGAAACCCTTCCCATGCGTGGCGTATATCACGCACCACGGAGGGCGATTTGTCAGCCTCCGGAGGTGTCCAGTTCAGCGTCCTCGCTCACACCTGCGCAGTCGTACGGGTCCTTCAGCCAGCCGTCCGGCAGGACAACTCGGTTGTTTCCGGACGTCCGGCCGCGGGGCCCGTCCGCACTCTCCGGCCATGCTTGATCCAGATCGAGCTCGCTCAGATGAGCATCCAGCTCGGCCAGGGAGGAGGTGACCGCGAGCTTCTTGCGCATCTCGGAACCCACCGAGAAGCCCTTGAGGTACCAGGCCACGTGCTTACGGAAGTCGATCACCCCGCGCGCCTCGTCGCCGATCCACTCCCCCAGCAGCTGGGCATGGCGGTGCATGGTGGCGGCCACCTCGCGCAGGGTGGGCTTGTGGAAGTCCTCGGGGCGCCCCTCGAAGGCCGCCACCAGGTCGTTGAACAGCCACGGCCGCCCCAGGCAGCCGCGGCCCACGACCACGCCGTCGCAGCCGGTCTCGCGGACCATGCGCAGCGCGTCCTCGGCGCACCAGATGTCGCCGTTGCCGAGCACCGGGATCTCCGGCACGTGCTCCTTGAGCCGGGCGATGGCGTCCCAGTCCGCGGTGCCGCCGTAGTGCTGGGCGGTGGTCCGGCCGTGCAGGGCGATGGCCGTGACCCCCTCCTCCACCGCTATCCGGCCGGCGTCGAGGTAGGTGAGGTGCTCGTCGTTGATGCCCTTGCGCATCTTCATGGTGACCGGCAGGTCGCCGGCGCCGGCGACGGCCTCGCGCAGGATGGCGCGCAGCAGGTTCCGCTTGTACGGGAGGGCCGAGCCGCCGCCCTTGCGGGTCACCTTGGGCACCGGGCAGCCGAAATTGAGGTCGATGTGGTCGGCGCGGTCCTCTTCGACGATCATGCGGACCGCCTTGCCGACCGTGGCCGGGTCCACCCCGTACAGCTGAATCGAGCGAGGCTTCTCGGTCTCGTCGAAGTGGATCAGCTGCATGGTCTTCTCGTTGCGCTCGACCAGGGCGCGGGTCGTGATCATCTCGCTCACGAACAGCCCCTTGCCGCCCGAGAACTCCCGGCAGAGGGTACGGAACGGGGCATTGGTGATGCCGGCCATGGGTGCGAGCACCACCGGGGGCTGCACGGTGTGCGGGCCGATCGCGAGGGGCGGAGGGAGCGTGGTCATCCGCCCATTGTCCCGCATGCCGAGGGGGTGCGGGGGACGTAGCATCGGCGCATGATCGAGCCGAGTCCCCGGCAGCGCATGCTCGTCCTCGCGATCTGCTGCATGAGCCTGCTGATCGTCAGTCTCGACAACACCGTGCTCAACGTCGCCCTGCCCTCGATGCGCCGTGACCTGGACGCCTCGGTCTCGGGGCTGCAGTGGAGCATCGACGCCTACACCCTCGTGCTGGCCTCGCTGCTGATGCTCGCGGGCTCCACGGCCGACCGGATCGGGCGCCGGAAGGTGTTCGTGGCCGGTCTGGTGGCCTTCACCGGCGGTTCGCTGCTCTGCTCGCTCGCCCCCAGCCTCGACTGGCTCATCGTCTTCCGGATGGTGCAGGCGGTGGGCGGCGCCATGCTCAACCCGGTGGCGATGTCGATCATCACCAACACCTTCACCGACCCCGCCGAGCGGGCCCGGGCCATCGGCGTGTGGGGGGCGGTCGGGGGCGTCTCCATGGCGGCGGGGCCGCTGATCGGCGGGGTGCTGGTGGACTCCGTGGGCTGGCGCTCGATCTTCCTGATCAACCTGCCGATCGGTCTGGCGGCGTTCGTGCTGACCCTGAGGCACATCACCGAGTCCCGGGCGGCACGGCCGCGCCGTCCGGACCCGCTGGGGCAGGTGCTGGTCATCGCCCTGCTGGGCAGTCTGACGTACGGGATCATCGAGGCGCCCGCGGCGGGCTGGCGCTCGCCGCTGATCATGGGGTGTGCGGTGGTGGCCGTCGCCGCGTTCCTGGGGCTGCTGATCCACGAGCCCCGCTGCAAGGAGCCGCTGATCGATCTCCGGTTCTTCCGGAGCGCGCCCTTCAGCGGGTCGACCGTGATCGCGATCAGCGCCTTCGCGGGGCTGGCCGGCTTCCTCTTCCTGAACACCCTGTACCTCCAGGACGTACGGGGGCTCAGCGCCCTGCACGCCGGGCTGTACATGCTGCCGATGGCCGGCCTGACCGTGCTGTTCGCACCGCTGGCCGGGCGGCTGGTGGGCAGTCGGGGGCCGCGGATCTGCCTGCTGATCGCGGGGGTGTCGATGGCGGCGAGCGGGCTGCTGTTCGCCCTGTTCGAGGCCGAGACGTCCAACCCGCTCCTGTTCACCGGCTACATGCTCTTCGGGCTCGGTTTCGGCATGGTGAACGCGCCGATCACCAATACGGCGGTGTCCGGGATGCCGCGCTCCCAGGCCGGCGTCGCTGCCGCCATCGCCTCCACCAGCCGGCAGACCGGCGGAACCCTGGGGGTGGCGGTGATCGGCTCGGTGCTGGCGGCCGGGCTGGCGAACGGCTCGGACTTCTCCGGGGCGGCCCAGCCGGCCTGGTGGATCATCACGGTCTGCGGGCTGCTGGTCCTGGTCGTGGGCGCGGCGACGAGCGGCGCATGGGCCCGCGGGACGGCGGAACGGACCGCCCGCACCCTGGAGGACGCGGTCGGCGCCGCTGCCGTGACGGGCTCCCCGCGGGCCTGAGGATCCTGCGCCGGGCGGCTACTCGCCGCAGTCGAAGTCCTCGGCCGAGGTGTTGACCCGGTCGAGGAGGCCGCGCAGGAGCTCGCGCTCGGCGGCCGACAGGCCCGCGAAAATGCCGCTCTCGACCTCGTCGAGGGCGGTGTTCGTCTTGTGGAGGGCCGCTCCCCCGGCTTCGGTGATGGCCACGTTGTGACGGCGGCGGTCGGCCGGGTCACGGCGGCGTTCGGCCAGGCCCTCGCCCTCCAGGTCGTTCAGGATCCCGACGAGCACGCTCGGGTCCACCTCCAGCCGCTCGGCGAGCGCCCGCTGGCTGATGGGGCCGCCCTCCAGGTGCATCAGCGTCATCGCGTGCCGGGGGGTGAGTCCGGCCGCGCCGAGCGCGCGCCTCATCCGCGTCTGGGTGACCGATCCGTGCCAGGCCAGCAGCAGGCCCAGCCGCTGCGGAGGGTGCGGTCCGTCCTGATCTGCCGTCATGGTCCACATCGTAGCAACCGGGAAATGATTGCGTTCGGCATATCGTTGATGCTATTCAATGGTTTCACATCACCGACCGTTGGAGTCCCTCATGTTCATCGCCTATGCCGTCGTCGGCGTCCTGCTCGCCCTCGTCCTCACCGCATCCGCCACCTTCACCCTCCAGCGCAACGACCAGGTCGTGGCGAGCATGCAGAAGGTCCGGGTCCCGGACTCGTGGCTGCCGCGCCTCGCCACGCTCAAGGCCGCGGGTGCGATCGGCCTGGTGGCCGGCCTGTGGGTGACTCCACTCGGCGTGGCCGCGGCGGCCGGCGTGACCCTCTACTTCACCGGCGCGGTCATCAGCCACCTCCGGGTCGGGGACTACGAGCTGGCGCCGGCGGCCGTCTTGACCCTGGTCGCCGCGGCCGCCCTGACGCTGCGGATCCTCGCCTGACACTGACGAGTGACAGATATTGAAATCTGTCACTCGTCATGCCATTCTCATTGCATGACGAAGAACGAGATCACCCCCACGACCGCCGGCCTCCGCACCCTCGGCAGCACCGGCCCCACCGTCTTCCCGCTGGGGCTGGGCTGCATGGGAATGTCCGCCCTCTACGGGGAGGCGGACCGCGCCGAGTCCATCGCGACCATCCACGCCTACCTGGACGCCGCCCCCGACGGCACGCAGACACTGCTGGACACCGGCGACTTCTACGGCATGGGGCACAACGAACTGCTGATCAACGAGGCCCTGCGCACGGCGCCCGCCGGGGCCCGCTCGCGGGCGCTGACCAGCGTCAAGTTCGGCGCGCTGCGTACGGTCGAGGGCGGCTTCGCCGGTTACGACGGCCGGCCGGAGGCCGTCAGGAACTTCCTGGCCTACTCCCTCCAGCGGCTCGGCCGGGACCACATCGACATCTACCGGATCGCGCGGGTGGACCCGGACGTCCCGATCGAGGAGACCGTCGGGGCCATCGCCGAGGCGGTCGAGGCCGGGCACGTGCGCCACATCGGCCTCTCGGAGGTCGGCGCGGACACCCTGCGCAGGGCCGCCGCCGTGGCCCCGATCTCCGACCTCCAGATCGAGTACTCGCTGATCTCCCGCGGCATCGAGGCCGAGATCCTGCCGGCCGCCCGCGAGCTCGGCATAGGGATCACGGCGTACGGGGTGCTGTCCCGCGGCCTGATCAGCGGCCACTTCACCCGCGACCGCGCACTGGCCCCCGGCGACTTCCGCGGCATGAGCCCCCGCTTCCAGGGCGACAACCTCGACCGGAACCTCGACCTGGTGGAGGCGCTGCGCAAGGTGGCCGAGGCCAAGGGCGTGAGCGTCGCCCAGACCGCGATTGCCTGGGTGCTCGCACAGGGGCCGCGGCACGGGGTCGACATCGTGCCGCTGGTGGGCGCCCGGCGCCGAGACCGTCTCGCCGAGGCACTGGGTGCCATGGACATCTCCCTGGACGCCGCCGACCTGGCCGCCGTCGAGGAGGCCGTCCCGGCGGGCGCCGCGGCCGGTGAGCGGTATCCGGCGGCCCAGATGGCCCACCTCGACAGTGAGCACTGAGCTGACGGTACGGTCGTACCCATGCCCCCCGCTGCTGCCGAGCCCCTGACTCCCGAGCGCATCCTCGCGACCACCGAGGAGGTGCTGCGCCGCTTCGGCCCCACCAAGGCGACCGTCGTGGACGTGGCCCGCGCCCTGGGCGTCAGCCACGGCAGCGTCTACCGGCACTTCCCGTCCAAGGCAGCGCTGCGCGAGGCCGTGACGGACCGCTGGCTCGCCAGGAGCGTGGTCATGCTGGAGGAGATCACCTCGGCCCCCACCGGCAGCGCCCCCTCCAAGCTGGAGTCATGGCTGGAGGCCCTCTTCGAGGCCAAGCGCCACAAGGCGGGCGACGACCCGGAACTGTTCGCCACCTACACCGTGCTGCTCGCCGAGAACAGCGGCGTGGTGGACGCGCATCTGACCGAGCTGATCGACCAGCTGGGCCGGATCATCTCCGAGGGCGTCGCGGCGGGCTCGCTCGCCGCCGCCGACGTGCCGGCGGCCGCCCGCGCGGTCTTCGACGCCACCGGCCGCTTCCATGACCCGCAGTACGCGGCCGACTGGCTCTCGCCGACGATCATCACCGAGTTCGAGGCGGTCACCGCCCTCGTGATCCGGGGCCTGCGCGCCTGACGCGGGACCGCCGGCAGCACCCGGAATCAGCCAGTCCGGACAACTTGATGATCATTTTGTGCGCCTTCGGGTTGTTCGCGTCCCGTCAAAGTCCGTACGGTCCCCCTACCGCACGTCATCAGGTACGGCTCAGGGGGAACTTTGTCCACTCCGGCAACTCAAGTCACACAACCGGGACCGCCGAAGCGCTCGGGCATCGCCACCGCCCTCGGCTGGATCCGGACCATCGGGCTCAACGTGATCGCACCGATCATCACGTACAACCTGCTCACCAAGGACCACGGCTGGAGCGAGTTCTCCGCGCTGCTGCTCAGCAGCGCCTGGGCCGTGCTCGACAGCGCCATCAGCGTGGCCTGGCGGCGCAAGGTCGACGAGTTCGCCGTCGTCACCATGGTGTTCCTGGTGATCACGGCCGTCGTCTCGCTCGTCGGCGCACACTCGGCCCGCGCCCTGCTCGTCAAGGACTCGGGGGTCACCGGGCTGTTCGGGCTGCTCTGCCTGGCAACGCTGCTCGCGCCGCGCCCGCTGATGTTCTACTTCGGCCGCAAGTTCGCCACCGACGGCACCCCGGCGAGCACCGCGTGGTGGAACGGCCTGTGGCAGTACGAGGGCTTCCGCACCACCATGAACCGGATGACGCTGGTGTGGGGCCTCACCTACGTCGCCGAGGCCCTCGTCCGCCTGGCCCTCGCCTACATGCTGCCCACCAAGACCATGGTGGTGGTCAGCCCGATCATGATCTACGGGGTGCTCGCCGCACTCGGTGTGTGGACCGCCATGTACGGGAAGCGGTCCCAGGCCGAGGGGGAGCGCCGCGCGGCCGAGGACGCGGCCCGGGCGGCGGCAGCGGCTTCCTGATCCGGCCCCACCCCGCGAAAAGACCGGTGGCCCGGTGCGCACACAGCGCACCGGGCCACCGGTCTTCGTACGGCAGGACCTAGCAGCCGAGCAGACGGCTGCCGAGGTAGGCCTGGATCTGGTCCAGGGAGACGCGCTCCTGCTTCATCGTGTCGCGCTCGCGCACGGTCACCGCGTTGTCGTCCAGGGTGTCGAAGTCGACGGTGACGCAGAACGGCGTACCGATCTCGTCCTGGCGGCGGTAGCGGCGGCCGATGGCGCCCGCGTCGTCGAACTCGATGTTCCAGTTCTTGCGCAGGTCGGCGGCGAGGCCCTTGGCCTTCGGCGACAGCTGCGCGTTGCGGGACAGCGGCAGGACGGCGACCTTGATCGGGGCCAGGCGCGGGTCGAGGCGCATCACGGTGCGCTTCTCCATGACGCCCTTGGCGTTCGGGGCCTCGTCCTCGTTGTACGCGTCGAGCATGAAGGCGAGCATGGCGCGGTTCACACCGGCCGCCGGCTCGATGACGTACGGGGTGTAGCGCTCGCCCGTCTCCTGGTCGTGGTAGGTGAGGTTCGCACCCGAGGCGGCGGAGTGGGCCTTGAGGTCGTAGTCGGTGCGGTTGGCGACGCCTTCGAGCTCGGAGAACTCGTTGCCACCGAAGTTGAAGCGGTACTCGATGTCGGCGGTGCGCTTCGAGTAGTGGGACAGCTTCTCCTTCGGGTGGTCGTACCAGCGGATGTTCTCCTCGCGGATGCCGAGGTCGCGGTACCAGTTCCACCGCTCCTGCATCCAGTACTCCTGCCACTGCTCGTCCTCGCCCGGCTTGACGAAGAACTCCATCTCCATCTGCTCGAACTCGCGGGTGCGGAAGATGAAGTTGCCCGGCGTGATCTCGTTGCGGAAGGACTTGCCCATCTGCGCGATGCCGAAGGGCGGCTTCTTGCGCGAAGTGGTCTGCACCACGGCGAAGTTGGTGAAGATGCCCTGGGCGGTCTCGGGGCGCAGGTAGGCCTTCGAGCCGGTGTCCTGGGTCGGGCCGAGGTGGGTCTCCAGCATGCCGGAGAACTGCTTGGGCTCGGTGAACTGGCCCTTCACACCGCAGTTGGGGCAGTTGATGTCGGCAAGACCGTTGGCGGGCATACGGCCGTGCTTGGCCTCGTACGCCTCCTCAAGGTGGTCCGCGCGGTGACGCTTGTGGCAGGAGGTGCACTCGGTCAGCGGGTCCGAGAAGGTGGCGACGTGGCCGGAGGCAACCCAGACCTCGGGAGCCAGGATCACGGAGGAGTCGATACCGACGATGTCCTCACGCCCGGTGACCATCGCCTTCCACCACTGGCGCTTGATGTTCTCCTTGA encodes:
- a CDS encoding MarR family winged helix-turn-helix transcriptional regulator, with the translated sequence MTADQDGPHPPQRLGLLLAWHGSVTQTRMRRALGAAGLTPRHAMTLMHLEGGPISQRALAERLEVDPSVLVGILNDLEGEGLAERRRDPADRRRHNVAITEAGGAALHKTNTALDEVESGIFAGLSAAERELLRGLLDRVNTSAEDFDCGE
- a CDS encoding TetR family transcriptional regulator, coding for MPPAAAEPLTPERILATTEEVLRRFGPTKATVVDVARALGVSHGSVYRHFPSKAALREAVTDRWLARSVVMLEEITSAPTGSAPSKLESWLEALFEAKRHKAGDDPELFATYTVLLAENSGVVDAHLTELIDQLGRIISEGVAAGSLAAADVPAAARAVFDATGRFHDPQYAADWLSPTIITEFEAVTALVIRGLRA
- a CDS encoding DoxX family protein, giving the protein MFIAYAVVGVLLALVLTASATFTLQRNDQVVASMQKVRVPDSWLPRLATLKAAGAIGLVAGLWVTPLGVAAAAGVTLYFTGAVISHLRVGDYELAPAAVLTLVAAAALTLRILA
- a CDS encoding glycine--tRNA ligase, giving the protein MAADKIETIVSLSKRRGFVFPCSEIYGGSKAAWDYGPLGVELKENIKRQWWKAMVTGREDIVGIDSSVILAPEVWVASGHVATFSDPLTECTSCHKRHRADHLEEAYEAKHGRMPANGLADINCPNCGVKGQFTEPKQFSGMLETHLGPTQDTGSKAYLRPETAQGIFTNFAVVQTTSRKKPPFGIAQMGKSFRNEITPGNFIFRTREFEQMEMEFFVKPGEDEQWQEYWMQERWNWYRDLGIREENIRWYDHPKEKLSHYSKRTADIEYRFNFGGNEFSELEGVANRTDYDLKAHSAASGANLTYHDQETGERYTPYVIEPAAGVNRAMLAFMLDAYNEDEAPNAKGVMEKRTVMRLDPRLAPIKVAVLPLSRNAQLSPKAKGLAADLRKNWNIEFDDAGAIGRRYRRQDEIGTPFCVTVDFDTLDDNAVTVRERDTMKQERVSLDQIQAYLGSRLLGC
- a CDS encoding aldo/keto reductase, translating into MTKNEITPTTAGLRTLGSTGPTVFPLGLGCMGMSALYGEADRAESIATIHAYLDAAPDGTQTLLDTGDFYGMGHNELLINEALRTAPAGARSRALTSVKFGALRTVEGGFAGYDGRPEAVRNFLAYSLQRLGRDHIDIYRIARVDPDVPIEETVGAIAEAVEAGHVRHIGLSEVGADTLRRAAAVAPISDLQIEYSLISRGIEAEILPAARELGIGITAYGVLSRGLISGHFTRDRALAPGDFRGMSPRFQGDNLDRNLDLVEALRKVAEAKGVSVAQTAIAWVLAQGPRHGVDIVPLVGARRRDRLAEALGAMDISLDAADLAAVEEAVPAGAAAGERYPAAQMAHLDSEH
- a CDS encoding VC0807 family protein → MIAPIITYNLLTKDHGWSEFSALLLSSAWAVLDSAISVAWRRKVDEFAVVTMVFLVITAVVSLVGAHSARALLVKDSGVTGLFGLLCLATLLAPRPLMFYFGRKFATDGTPASTAWWNGLWQYEGFRTTMNRMTLVWGLTYVAEALVRLALAYMLPTKTMVVVSPIMIYGVLAALGVWTAMYGKRSQAEGERRAAEDAARAAAAAS
- the ppdK gene encoding pyruvate, phosphate dikinase — its product is MSENKDQKFVYDFTEGNRDLKDLLGGKGANLAEMTNLGLPVPPGFTITTEACKVYLESGTAPAELREEVSAHLAALEVKMGKKLGQSDDPLLVSVRSGAKFSMPGMMDTVLNIGLSDDSVKGLAAQAGNERFAWDSYRRLIQMFGKTVLDVDGELFEEALDEAKAAKKVTVDTDLDAADLKKLVTRFKKIVAKQAGRDFPQDAREQLDLAVEAVFNSWNTDRAKLYRRQERIPSDLGTAVNICSMVFGNLGPDSGTGVAFTRDPASGHAGVYGDYLQNAQGEDVVAGIRNTVPLADLEAIDKASYDQLMTIMTTLETHYKDLCDIEFTIERGQLWMLQTRVGKRTAGAAFRIATQLVDQGLIDEAEALQRVSGHQLAQLMFPRFDEGAKTTLLGRGIAASPGAAVGKAVFDSYTAVKWSRSGEKVILIRRETNPDDLDGMIASEGILTSRGGKTSHAAVVARGMGKTCVCGAEELDVDTKRRRMTVGETVIEEGDVVSIDGSTGKVYLGEVPVVPSPVVEYFEGRMHAGADDADELVAAVHRIMAYADRVRRLRVRANADNAEDALRARRFGAQGIGLCRTEHMFLGERREMVERLILADTDGERDEALSALLPLQKKDFIELFEAMDGLPVTVRLLDPPLHEFLPDITELSVRVALAESRKDANENDLRLLQAVHKLHEQNPMLGLRGVRLGLVIPGLFAMQVRAIAEAAAERKNAKGDPRVEIMIPLVGTVQELEIVREEADQVIAEVEAATGTTLKLSIGTMIELPRAALTAAQIAEAAQFFSFGTNDLTQTVWGFSRDDVEASFFTAYLEKGIFGVSPFETIDKDGVGSLVRHAVKQGRATRPDLKLGVCGEHGGDPESVHFFHEVGLDYVSCSPFRIPVARLEAGRAAAEAKGSDSR
- the dusB gene encoding tRNA dihydrouridine synthase DusB; the encoded protein is MRDNGRMTTLPPPLAIGPHTVQPPVVLAPMAGITNAPFRTLCREFSGGKGLFVSEMITTRALVERNEKTMQLIHFDETEKPRSIQLYGVDPATVGKAVRMIVEEDRADHIDLNFGCPVPKVTRKGGGSALPYKRNLLRAILREAVAGAGDLPVTMKMRKGINDEHLTYLDAGRIAVEEGVTAIALHGRTTAQHYGGTADWDAIARLKEHVPEIPVLGNGDIWCAEDALRMVRETGCDGVVVGRGCLGRPWLFNDLVAAFEGRPEDFHKPTLREVAATMHRHAQLLGEWIGDEARGVIDFRKHVAWYLKGFSVGSEMRKKLAVTSSLAELDAHLSELDLDQAWPESADGPRGRTSGNNRVVLPDGWLKDPYDCAGVSEDAELDTSGG
- a CDS encoding MFS transporter, which gives rise to MIEPSPRQRMLVLAICCMSLLIVSLDNTVLNVALPSMRRDLDASVSGLQWSIDAYTLVLASLLMLAGSTADRIGRRKVFVAGLVAFTGGSLLCSLAPSLDWLIVFRMVQAVGGAMLNPVAMSIITNTFTDPAERARAIGVWGAVGGVSMAAGPLIGGVLVDSVGWRSIFLINLPIGLAAFVLTLRHITESRAARPRRPDPLGQVLVIALLGSLTYGIIEAPAAGWRSPLIMGCAVVAVAAFLGLLIHEPRCKEPLIDLRFFRSAPFSGSTVIAISAFAGLAGFLFLNTLYLQDVRGLSALHAGLYMLPMAGLTVLFAPLAGRLVGSRGPRICLLIAGVSMAASGLLFALFEAETSNPLLFTGYMLFGLGFGMVNAPITNTAVSGMPRSQAGVAAAIASTSRQTGGTLGVAVIGSVLAAGLANGSDFSGAAQPAWWIITVCGLLVLVVGAATSGAWARGTAERTARTLEDAVGAAAVTGSPRA